The proteins below come from a single Streptomyces sp. B3I8 genomic window:
- a CDS encoding serine protease: MRKPLVTVLLALAIAGAGAAPTAAATPASAPAPEAVTAPAAAPALQAVDYAGTVALSNCSGSVVRLPASTDSDPALVLTNGHCLETGFPEPGEVIVDQASSRSFTLLNSAGSGVATLRASKVAYSTMTDTDITLYQLTRTYAQIKSSYGIGALTLNDTHPAVGTAIKVVSGYWKRIYTCAIDGFAYRLKEGDWTWKDSVRYTSACDTIGGTSGSPVVDTATGKVVAVNNTGNEDGERCTENNPCEVDENGTVTVREGINYAEETYGIPACFGAGNRLNLNASGCTLPRP; encoded by the coding sequence ATGAGAAAGCCTCTCGTCACCGTGCTGCTCGCCCTGGCCATCGCCGGGGCCGGCGCGGCCCCCACGGCGGCGGCCACCCCGGCCTCCGCGCCCGCACCCGAAGCGGTCACCGCGCCCGCGGCGGCCCCCGCCCTCCAAGCCGTCGACTACGCCGGCACCGTCGCGCTCAGCAACTGCTCCGGCTCCGTCGTCCGGCTCCCCGCCTCCACCGACTCCGACCCGGCGCTCGTGCTCACCAACGGCCACTGCCTGGAGACCGGGTTCCCCGAGCCCGGCGAGGTCATCGTCGACCAGGCGTCCAGCCGCTCGTTCACCCTGCTCAACTCGGCCGGGAGCGGCGTCGCCACCCTGCGGGCGAGCAAGGTCGCCTACTCGACGATGACCGACACCGACATCACGCTGTACCAGCTCACCCGCACCTACGCGCAGATCAAGAGCTCGTACGGCATCGGCGCGCTCACCCTGAACGACACCCACCCCGCCGTCGGCACCGCCATCAAGGTCGTCTCCGGGTACTGGAAGCGCATCTACACCTGCGCGATCGACGGCTTCGCCTACCGGCTCAAGGAGGGCGACTGGACCTGGAAGGACTCCGTCCGTTACACCTCCGCCTGCGACACGATCGGCGGCACCTCCGGCTCGCCCGTCGTCGACACCGCCACCGGCAAGGTCGTCGCCGTCAACAACACCGGCAACGAGGACGGGGAGCGCTGCACGGAGAACAACCCCTGCGAGGTCGACGAGAACGGCACGGTCACCGTCCGCGAGGGCATCAACTACGCCGAGGAGACGTACGGCATCCCGGCCTGCTTCGGCGCCGGCAACAGGCTGAACCTGAACGCGAGCGGCTGCACCCTGCCCAGGCCCTGA
- a CDS encoding amidohydrolase family protein produces MDPVDLTDRADLVLRDAEVVDGSGAPSYRADVAIEDGRIVSIVKEAWAAGCQRPRARRELDAEGLVLAPGFIDMHAHSDLALLRDPDHGAKAAQGVTLEVIGQDGLSYAPVDDRTLAEVRRAISGWNGYGDDIDFSWRSVGEFLDRLDHGFDGRGIAVNAAYLIPQGTVRALAVGWEDRPATPAELDRMRRLVAEGLEQGAVGLSSGLTYTPGMYADGAELAELCRVVASYGGYYCPHHRSYGAGALQAYEEMVALTREAGCPLHLTHATMNFGVNRDRAPELLALLDEALADGADITLDTYPYTPGCTTLAAQLPSWAGEGGPEALLKRLADDDTAERIRHHLEVTGSDGCHGVPMEWETIEISGVSNPELAEYVGRTVLEAARARGETPWTTARRLLTEDRLGTTILQHVGNEENVRTIMRHPAHTGGSDGILQGTKPHPRAYGTFPQYLGRYVRELGVLSLEECVAHLTGRAAARLRLPDRGLVREGYRADLVLFDPATVAPGATFADPRRLPTGIPHVLIDGRFVIEDGRRTDVLAGRAVRRTPA; encoded by the coding sequence ATGGATCCCGTCGACCTCACCGACCGGGCCGACCTCGTCCTGCGCGACGCGGAGGTCGTGGACGGCAGCGGTGCGCCGTCCTACCGCGCCGACGTGGCGATCGAGGACGGCAGGATCGTCTCGATCGTCAAGGAGGCGTGGGCGGCCGGCTGCCAGCGCCCGCGCGCCCGGCGGGAGTTGGACGCCGAGGGGCTGGTCCTGGCCCCCGGCTTCATCGACATGCACGCGCACAGCGACCTCGCCCTGCTGCGCGACCCCGACCACGGCGCCAAGGCCGCGCAGGGCGTGACCCTCGAGGTCATCGGGCAGGACGGGCTGTCGTACGCGCCGGTCGACGACCGCACGCTCGCCGAGGTCCGCCGGGCCATCTCCGGCTGGAACGGGTACGGCGACGACATCGACTTCTCCTGGCGCTCGGTCGGCGAGTTCCTGGACCGGCTCGACCACGGCTTCGACGGCCGGGGCATCGCCGTCAACGCCGCGTATCTGATCCCGCAGGGCACGGTGCGTGCCCTCGCCGTCGGCTGGGAGGACCGCCCGGCCACGCCCGCCGAGCTGGACCGGATGCGGCGACTGGTCGCGGAGGGCCTGGAACAGGGCGCCGTCGGCCTCTCCTCCGGGCTCACCTACACCCCCGGCATGTACGCCGACGGCGCCGAACTGGCCGAACTGTGCCGGGTGGTGGCGTCGTACGGCGGCTACTACTGCCCGCACCACCGGTCCTACGGGGCGGGGGCGCTTCAGGCGTACGAGGAGATGGTCGCGCTCACCCGCGAGGCGGGCTGTCCGCTGCACCTCACCCACGCCACCATGAACTTCGGCGTCAACCGGGACCGGGCGCCCGAACTGCTCGCGCTGCTGGACGAGGCGCTGGCCGACGGTGCCGACATCACCCTGGACACCTATCCGTACACCCCCGGCTGCACCACCCTGGCCGCGCAGCTCCCCAGTTGGGCGGGCGAGGGCGGCCCCGAGGCGCTGCTGAAGCGGCTCGCGGACGACGACACCGCCGAGCGGATCCGCCACCACCTGGAGGTGACCGGCTCCGACGGCTGCCACGGGGTGCCGATGGAGTGGGAGACCATCGAGATCTCCGGCGTGAGCAACCCCGAGCTCGCCGAGTACGTCGGACGCACGGTCCTGGAGGCCGCGCGGGCGCGCGGCGAGACACCCTGGACGACCGCGCGCCGGCTGCTGACCGAGGACAGGCTCGGCACGACGATCCTCCAGCATGTGGGCAACGAGGAGAACGTCCGTACGATCATGCGCCACCCGGCGCACACCGGCGGTTCGGACGGCATCCTCCAGGGCACCAAGCCGCACCCGCGCGCGTACGGCACCTTCCCCCAGTATCTCGGCCGCTACGTCCGGGAGTTGGGGGTGCTGTCCCTGGAGGAGTGCGTGGCCCACCTCACCGGGCGCGCGGCGGCCCGGCTGCGGCTGCCGGACCGTGGCCTTGTGCGCGAGGGGTACCGGGCCGACCTGGTGCTCTTCGACCCGGCGACGGTCGCGCCCGGCGCCACGTTCGCGGACCCGCGCCGGCTGCCGACGGGGATCCCGCACGTGCTGATCGACGGGCGCTTCGTGATCGAGGACGGGCGGCGCACGGACGTACTGGCGGGGCGGGCGGTGCGCCGCACTCCGGCGTGA
- a CDS encoding amino acid deaminase: MDDAVARLADEPVGHRFKGLPPDAAHLTVGALAAERRNLFTDGFTTPVLALSAERLEHNLALMERYAERHGLAFAPHGKTSMAPQLFRRQIERGAWGITLALPHQVRVAREFGIGRIFVANEIVDPAALRWIAAELAADPEFRFLCYVDSVRGVELMDAALSPLPEGGRPLDVVVELGAGEGARTGARTEAECAAVADAVAATTTLRLAGVAGYEGEVPDADPDRVRAWLRRLTALAAEFDAAGRFTGTGLTEIVVSAGGSAWFDAVADVLAELPALSLPALKLLRSGAYVSHDDGHYRHVTPFNRVPEEGGLEPAFRLWTQVVSRPSPEQAFANAGKRDAAYDLDLPFAQVVRRDGDERPATGVTVTALSDQHMWLRTADGTDLEVGDWIGVGLSHPCTSFDKWQLIPLVEADGTVTDYVRTFF, encoded by the coding sequence ATGGACGACGCCGTCGCCCGGCTCGCCGACGAGCCCGTCGGCCACCGTTTCAAGGGCCTCCCGCCGGACGCCGCCCACCTCACCGTCGGCGCGCTCGCGGCCGAGCGGCGCAATCTGTTCACCGACGGCTTCACCACCCCCGTCCTCGCCCTGTCCGCCGAGCGCCTGGAGCACAACCTCGCGCTGATGGAGCGGTACGCCGAGCGGCACGGCCTCGCCTTCGCCCCGCACGGCAAGACCTCCATGGCCCCGCAGCTCTTCCGCCGGCAGATCGAGCGAGGCGCCTGGGGCATCACGCTCGCGCTGCCCCACCAGGTGCGCGTGGCACGGGAGTTCGGCATCGGGCGGATCTTCGTGGCCAACGAGATCGTCGACCCGGCGGCCCTGCGCTGGATCGCCGCGGAACTCGCCGCCGACCCGGAGTTCCGGTTCCTCTGCTACGTCGACTCCGTGCGCGGGGTCGAGCTGATGGACGCCGCGCTCTCCCCGCTGCCCGAGGGGGGCCGCCCGCTCGACGTCGTCGTCGAACTCGGTGCCGGAGAAGGGGCGCGCACGGGGGCGCGTACGGAGGCGGAGTGCGCGGCGGTCGCCGACGCCGTCGCGGCCACCACCACCCTGCGGCTGGCCGGCGTGGCGGGCTACGAGGGTGAGGTCCCGGACGCCGACCCCGACCGCGTACGGGCCTGGCTGCGCCGGCTGACCGCGCTGGCGGCCGAGTTCGACGCGGCGGGCCGGTTCACCGGCACCGGCCTGACGGAGATCGTCGTCAGCGCGGGCGGCAGCGCCTGGTTCGACGCGGTCGCCGACGTCCTCGCCGAGCTGCCCGCGCTCTCGCTCCCCGCACTGAAGCTGCTGCGCTCCGGCGCCTACGTCTCGCACGACGACGGGCACTACCGCCACGTCACCCCCTTCAACCGCGTCCCGGAGGAGGGCGGTCTGGAGCCCGCGTTCCGGCTGTGGACGCAGGTCGTCTCCCGCCCCTCCCCCGAGCAGGCGTTCGCCAACGCGGGCAAGCGCGACGCCGCCTACGACCTGGACCTGCCGTTCGCGCAGGTGGTACGACGGGACGGCGACGAGCGTCCGGCCACCGGCGTCACCGTGACCGCGCTCTCCGACCAGCACATGTGGCTGCGCACGGCGGACGGGACGGACCTGGAGGTGGGCGACTGGATCGGCGTCGGCCTCTCCCACCCCTGCACGTCCTTCGACAAGTGGCAGCTCATCCCCCTCGTGGAGGCGGACGGCACGGTCACCGACTACGTCCGCACGTTCTTCTAG
- a CDS encoding sugar kinase, giving the protein MTATGPHSAPPAVDVVALGESMVTFLPTRPGRLADVPAFERGIGGAESNVACALAAAGHTVRWVSRVGADGFGDHLLEAIGGYGVDVSAVRRDPARPTGIYFRTAGDRSGDTHEVAYYRAGSAASAMSAATLDLDAVQDCRVLHLSGITPALSADCLELVRELTARRPGRPLVSFDVNHRPELWADADGPRALLELARGADLVFVGDDEARAAWGLDGAGAIREALPEPETVVVKRGADGATAYGRDGSEVSVGAPVVDVVAHVGAGDAFAAGFLSATLRELPVRDRLRHGHLTAAAALTVHGDLAAPPARDHADRLAALDDTVWGRLRLGPGWTQRTDGTRDDDADDRTEGTRDDADRTDGTRDDAGRAEEEVRRP; this is encoded by the coding sequence GTGACCGCCACCGGCCCGCACAGCGCACCGCCCGCCGTCGACGTCGTCGCGCTGGGGGAGTCCATGGTGACCTTCCTGCCCACGCGGCCGGGACGGCTCGCCGACGTGCCGGCGTTCGAGCGCGGGATCGGCGGCGCCGAGTCCAACGTGGCGTGCGCGCTGGCCGCCGCCGGGCACACCGTGCGCTGGGTGAGCAGGGTCGGCGCGGACGGCTTCGGCGACCACCTCCTGGAGGCGATCGGCGGGTACGGGGTCGACGTGAGCGCGGTGCGCCGGGACCCGGCACGCCCGACGGGCATCTACTTCCGCACCGCCGGGGACCGCTCCGGCGACACCCACGAGGTGGCCTACTACCGGGCCGGCTCGGCGGCCTCCGCGATGTCCGCGGCCACCCTGGACCTGGACGCCGTACAGGACTGCCGCGTCCTGCACCTCTCCGGGATCACGCCCGCGCTCTCCGCCGACTGCCTGGAGCTGGTGCGGGAACTGACGGCCCGCCGGCCCGGCCGCCCGCTCGTCTCCTTCGACGTCAACCACCGCCCGGAGCTGTGGGCCGACGCCGACGGCCCCCGGGCGCTCCTCGAACTGGCGCGCGGGGCCGACCTCGTCTTCGTCGGCGACGACGAGGCGCGGGCCGCGTGGGGGCTGGACGGCGCCGGGGCGATCCGCGAGGCGCTGCCGGAACCGGAGACCGTCGTCGTCAAGCGGGGCGCGGACGGGGCGACGGCGTACGGCAGGGACGGCTCCGAGGTCTCCGTCGGCGCCCCGGTCGTGGACGTCGTCGCGCACGTCGGCGCCGGTGACGCCTTCGCCGCCGGGTTCCTCTCCGCCACCCTGCGCGAACTGCCCGTCCGCGACCGGCTCCGCCACGGCCACCTCACGGCCGCCGCCGCCCTCACCGTCCACGGCGACCTCGCCGCGCCCCCGGCCCGCGACCACGCCGACCGGCTGGCCGCCCTGGACGACACGGTGTGGGGGAGACTGCGACTCGGCCCCGGCTGGACACAGCGGACCGACGGGACGCGGGACGACGACGCCGACGACCGGACCGAGGGGACGCGCGACGACGCCGACCGGACCGACGGGACGCGCGACGACGCCGGCCGGGCCGAGGAGGAGGTACGCAGACCATGA
- a CDS encoding IclR family transcriptional regulator, with translation MSQTVDRALSILPLLAEGPADLAGVAERLGVHKSTALRLLRTLHEHGLVYRQSDQRYRLGARLFALAQEAMENLDIREIAHPHLVALNEECGHTVHLAVHEENEVLYIDKVDSRYPVRMYSRIGKPVAITVAAVAKLLLADLPEAERRAVAEQLEYPPYTARSTPHAAAFLRELEKVREQGWATDLGGHEESINCIAAPVRGADGRVVAAMSVSAPNVVVTAEELLALLPRVRRTADAISGEYSGRTPGSGEYAGRTPGAGEHSGRTPGTAAAAGPPGKEKNP, from the coding sequence ATGAGCCAGACCGTCGACCGGGCGCTGTCCATCCTGCCGCTGCTCGCCGAGGGCCCCGCCGACCTCGCGGGCGTCGCCGAGCGGCTCGGCGTGCACAAGTCCACCGCGCTGCGGCTGCTGCGCACCCTGCACGAACACGGCCTGGTCTACCGCCAGTCCGACCAGCGCTACCGCCTCGGCGCCCGGCTGTTCGCGCTCGCCCAGGAGGCGATGGAGAACCTCGACATACGCGAGATCGCGCACCCGCACCTCGTCGCCCTCAACGAGGAGTGCGGGCACACCGTGCACCTCGCGGTGCACGAGGAGAACGAGGTCCTCTACATCGACAAGGTCGACAGCCGCTACCCGGTGCGCATGTACTCGCGGATCGGCAAGCCGGTCGCCATCACCGTCGCGGCGGTGGCCAAGCTGCTTCTCGCCGACCTGCCCGAGGCCGAGCGGCGTGCCGTCGCCGAACAGCTCGAGTACCCGCCGTACACCGCGCGTTCGACCCCGCACGCGGCCGCGTTCCTGCGCGAGCTGGAGAAGGTGCGCGAGCAGGGCTGGGCCACCGACCTCGGCGGCCACGAGGAGTCCATCAACTGCATCGCCGCCCCGGTGCGCGGCGCCGACGGCCGGGTCGTCGCCGCGATGTCGGTCTCGGCGCCCAACGTCGTCGTCACCGCCGAGGAACTCCTCGCACTCCTCCCGCGGGTGCGCCGCACGGCGGACGCGATCAGCGGCGAGTACTCCGGCCGTACGCCGGGGAGCGGCGAGTACGCGGGCCGTACGCCGGGCGCCGGCGAGCACTCGGGCCGAACCCCAGGAACCGCGGCGGCCGCCGGTCCGCCAGGAAAGGAAAAGAACCCATGA
- a CDS encoding RidA family protein: protein MTDKIALTPKTHTTPPAKFSHGVRKGNILQVAGQVGFLPAEEGKAPTPAGPTLREQTLQTLANVKAILEEGGAGWDDVMMLRVYLTDVDHFAEMNDLYNTYFEEQGLTAPPAARTTVYVGLPPGLLIEIDALAVLG from the coding sequence ATGACCGACAAGATCGCGCTCACCCCGAAGACGCACACCACCCCGCCCGCGAAGTTCTCGCACGGCGTGCGCAAGGGGAACATCCTCCAGGTCGCCGGCCAGGTCGGCTTCCTGCCCGCCGAGGAGGGCAAGGCGCCCACCCCCGCCGGGCCGACCCTGCGCGAGCAGACCCTCCAGACCCTTGCCAACGTCAAGGCGATCCTGGAGGAGGGCGGCGCGGGCTGGGACGACGTGATGATGCTCCGCGTCTACCTCACGGACGTGGACCACTTCGCCGAGATGAACGACCTGTACAACACCTACTTCGAGGAGCAGGGGCTCACCGCGCCCCCGGCCGCCCGCACCACGGTGTACGTCGGTCTGCCCCCGGGCCTGCTCATCGAGATCGACGCGCTCGCCGTACTGGGCTGA
- a CDS encoding GntP family permease, with amino-acid sequence MIISREAVALAAAPAPAAPPHTGGLIALIHGTAGLLTVAALGIALLLFLIIKIRLQPFLALLTVSIAVGLAAGLSVTELFGTVQRSDAVSLIESGMGGTLGHIAIIIGLGTMLGAILEVSGGAEVLASRLLRLFGEKRAPLAMGLTGLIFGIPVFFDVGIFVLAPIVYAATKRGGKSIVLYAMPLLAGLSMTHAFLPPHPGPVAAAGLLKVDLGWVIMMGVICGIPAVLAAWAWAAWIGRRIFVPVPQDMVEAADESKAALAAEQRAAGVTPSEKPVALSVVFTIIGTPLVLILLSTFSSIAFDPSTGRSVVEFFGHPFVALTIALLLAYYLLGIRRGWSRKSLETVSTASLKPIGNILLVVGAGGIFGAVLKGSGVAQALSDTFHDVGLPVIVLAYLISLVLRVAQGSATVAIVTTAGIVAPLLSEGDHSQAFVALVIMAISAGSIFASHVNDGGFWMVAKYFGISERDTLKTWTVLESVLSVAGFAMAAVVSLFV; translated from the coding sequence ATGATCATATCCAGAGAGGCGGTCGCCCTCGCGGCGGCCCCCGCACCCGCGGCCCCACCCCACACCGGTGGTCTGATCGCCCTGATCCACGGCACCGCCGGCCTGCTCACGGTCGCAGCCCTCGGCATCGCGCTGCTGCTCTTCCTGATCATCAAGATCCGGCTGCAGCCGTTCCTCGCCCTGCTCACGGTCTCCATCGCCGTCGGCCTGGCCGCCGGACTGTCGGTCACCGAACTCTTCGGCACGGTCCAGCGCTCCGACGCCGTCTCGCTCATCGAGTCCGGCATGGGCGGCACGCTCGGCCACATCGCGATCATCATCGGCCTGGGCACCATGCTCGGCGCGATCCTGGAGGTCTCCGGCGGTGCGGAGGTGCTGGCCTCCCGGCTGCTGCGGCTGTTCGGCGAGAAGCGCGCCCCGCTCGCGATGGGTCTGACCGGCCTCATCTTCGGCATCCCGGTCTTCTTCGACGTCGGCATCTTCGTCCTCGCGCCGATCGTCTACGCGGCCACCAAGCGCGGCGGCAAGTCCATCGTCCTGTACGCCATGCCGCTGCTGGCCGGCCTGTCGATGACCCACGCCTTCCTGCCGCCGCACCCCGGCCCGGTGGCCGCGGCCGGACTGCTCAAGGTCGACCTCGGCTGGGTCATCATGATGGGCGTCATCTGCGGCATCCCGGCCGTGCTCGCCGCGTGGGCGTGGGCGGCCTGGATCGGCCGGCGCATCTTCGTCCCCGTGCCGCAGGACATGGTCGAGGCGGCGGACGAGTCCAAGGCGGCCCTCGCGGCCGAGCAGCGGGCGGCGGGCGTGACGCCGTCGGAGAAGCCGGTGGCGCTCTCCGTCGTGTTCACGATCATCGGCACGCCGCTGGTCCTCATCCTGCTCTCCACCTTCTCCTCGATCGCCTTCGACCCCTCCACGGGCCGCTCGGTGGTGGAGTTCTTCGGCCACCCCTTCGTCGCCCTGACGATCGCGCTGCTGCTGGCGTACTACCTGCTCGGCATCCGGCGCGGCTGGTCCCGCAAGTCCCTGGAGACGGTGTCCACGGCCTCCCTGAAGCCGATCGGCAACATCCTGCTGGTGGTCGGCGCGGGCGGCATCTTCGGCGCGGTCCTCAAGGGCAGCGGCGTGGCCCAGGCCCTCTCCGACACCTTCCACGACGTCGGCCTGCCGGTGATCGTGCTGGCGTACCTGATCTCGCTGGTGCTGCGGGTGGCGCAGGGTTCGGCGACGGTCGCGATCGTCACCACGGCGGGCATCGTGGCGCCGCTGCTGTCCGAGGGCGACCACTCGCAGGCGTTCGTCGCGCTGGTCATCATGGCCATCTCGGCAGGTTCGATCTTCGCCTCGCACGTCAACGACGGCGGATTCTGGATGGTCGCGAAGTACTTCGGCA